In one window of Desulfonatronum thioautotrophicum DNA:
- the tssC gene encoding type VI secretion system contractile sheath large subunit has product MADEQVQAQETAGTQAVEGASLLDEIVEASKVKPSDEGYSMTKAGLQAFLRQIVERKTDAKISGALVDDMIAEIDQRLSSQVNTVMHDKQFQQLESSWRSLKFLVDRTDFRQNIKVEFINVSKEDLLSDFEDAPEVVKSGLYKQVYTAEYGQFGGKPIGAMVANYDFGPGPQDISLLQYVASVSAMAHAPFIAAAGKDFFGIDTWEQLPNLKDLHSIFDMPQYTKWRSFRESEDARYVGLTLPKFLLRLPYSPTTVPAKSFSFREEAHGNEDFCWGNTAFAFASRLTDSFAKYRWCANIIGPQGGGEVDNLPLYQFEAMGQTQTKIPTQVLISERREYELAEEGFIALTMRKGSDNASFFSANSAQAAKVFPDTPEGKAAELNFKLSTQLPYMMVMNRLAHYIKVIQRENIGTWKERVDLERELNKWISQYVTEMDNPDPTTRSKRPLRMAQIEVHDVAGDPGWYSVSLKARPHFKYMGASFTLSLVGKLDKE; this is encoded by the coding sequence ATGGCAGACGAACAGGTTCAAGCCCAGGAAACCGCCGGAACTCAAGCTGTCGAAGGGGCCAGCCTCCTGGATGAAATCGTCGAGGCGTCCAAGGTCAAGCCTTCAGACGAAGGCTATTCCATGACCAAGGCCGGTTTGCAGGCCTTTTTGCGACAGATCGTGGAACGCAAGACCGACGCTAAGATTTCCGGAGCCCTGGTGGACGATATGATCGCCGAGATTGATCAACGGCTTTCCTCCCAGGTGAACACGGTGATGCACGACAAGCAGTTCCAGCAACTGGAAAGTTCTTGGCGTTCATTGAAATTTCTGGTGGACCGAACGGATTTTCGCCAGAATATCAAGGTCGAGTTCATCAACGTATCCAAGGAGGACTTGCTTTCGGATTTTGAAGACGCGCCGGAAGTGGTCAAGTCCGGACTCTACAAACAGGTCTACACCGCAGAATACGGCCAGTTCGGCGGCAAGCCCATCGGCGCAATGGTGGCCAATTATGATTTTGGTCCCGGACCGCAGGATATTTCCCTGTTGCAGTATGTGGCCTCGGTTTCGGCCATGGCCCACGCGCCGTTTATCGCCGCGGCCGGGAAGGATTTTTTCGGCATCGATACCTGGGAACAGCTTCCCAACCTGAAAGACCTGCACTCCATTTTTGACATGCCCCAGTACACGAAATGGCGGTCGTTCCGGGAATCCGAGGACGCCCGCTATGTCGGACTGACCCTGCCCAAGTTTTTGCTCCGTCTGCCCTATTCACCGACCACGGTTCCGGCCAAAAGCTTTTCCTTCCGGGAAGAGGCACATGGCAATGAAGATTTTTGCTGGGGGAACACGGCCTTTGCCTTTGCTTCGCGTCTGACGGACAGCTTTGCCAAGTACCGCTGGTGCGCCAACATTATCGGTCCCCAGGGCGGCGGCGAGGTGGACAACCTGCCTCTCTACCAGTTCGAGGCCATGGGCCAGACCCAGACTAAGATTCCCACCCAGGTGCTGATCTCCGAGCGCCGGGAGTATGAGCTGGCAGAGGAAGGGTTTATTGCCCTGACCATGCGCAAGGGCTCGGATAACGCATCTTTCTTTTCCGCCAATTCCGCCCAGGCGGCCAAGGTCTTTCCAGACACTCCTGAGGGCAAGGCCGCGGAGCTGAATTTCAAGCTGTCCACCCAACTGCCGTATATGATGGTCATGAACCGCCTGGCCCACTATATCAAGGTGATCCAACGCGAGAATATCGGGACCTGGAAGGAACGGGTGGACCTGGAGCGTGAACTGAACAAGTGGATCAGCCAATATGTCACTGAGATGGACAATCCCGATCCCACCACGCGCAGCAAACGTCCGCTGCGCATGGCCCAGATCGAGGTCCACGACGTTGCCGGAGACCCGGGCTGGTACTCGGTCAGCCTGAAGGCCAGGCCGCATTTCAAGTACATGGGTGCCAGCTTCACCCTCTCCCTGGTCGGTAAATTGGATAAGGAATAG
- the tssG gene encoding type VI secretion system baseplate subunit TssG has product MLEDLVADPRGFSYLQALRLLRQAYGGPGTSGERTFLREQLRVRPYLSLGFPPTDLVEIKEVSDEKSQQPDALRRFQITATFLGLYGPSSPLPTFYTEELLDEQNEDGKVSRDFLDILNHGFFVLFALADAHYRLCQQACEKQDEDILLRLFALVGLGHQEMRDHAFDQPGSLLRATGLLTQFPRSAVGLRGVLSDRIGAPVQVLPCQPRMATIPEDQRCCLGREANVLGRGAWIGDRVADAMGKIRIVVGPLDADTFQWGVPGETGHDELIKLIRFYCTQPLEFDLEFILAPQEAQPGRLGDGRWSRLGCDVWLTAEPLDEGRAVFPERRRIWDDHQQRSIVL; this is encoded by the coding sequence GTGCTGGAAGACTTGGTCGCCGATCCGCGCGGTTTTTCTTACTTGCAGGCCTTGCGCTTGTTACGCCAAGCTTACGGTGGGCCGGGAACTTCGGGTGAACGAACCTTCCTGCGGGAACAGCTTCGGGTTCGTCCCTACCTTTCCCTGGGCTTTCCTCCAACGGATTTGGTGGAAATCAAGGAGGTTTCCGACGAGAAATCCCAACAGCCGGATGCCCTGCGGCGTTTTCAGATAACGGCCACGTTTCTGGGACTGTACGGCCCGTCCTCCCCGTTGCCCACCTTCTATACCGAGGAGCTCCTGGACGAACAGAACGAGGACGGCAAGGTCAGCCGTGACTTTCTGGACATCCTGAACCACGGCTTTTTCGTGCTGTTCGCGCTGGCCGACGCCCACTACAGACTTTGCCAGCAGGCCTGCGAAAAACAGGACGAGGATATCCTGCTGCGTTTGTTCGCCCTGGTGGGGCTGGGTCACCAGGAGATGCGCGATCATGCTTTTGATCAGCCGGGTTCCCTGCTACGGGCCACTGGCCTGTTGACTCAGTTCCCCCGCTCCGCCGTGGGGTTGCGGGGTGTGCTCTCCGACCGGATCGGAGCACCAGTCCAGGTCCTGCCGTGTCAACCGCGAATGGCCACAATCCCGGAAGACCAGCGCTGCTGTCTTGGTCGGGAGGCCAATGTCCTGGGCAGGGGGGCCTGGATCGGGGACCGGGTGGCGGATGCCATGGGGAAGATCCGGATTGTTGTCGGCCCACTGGATGCGGATACATTTCAATGGGGTGTGCCCGGGGAGACGGGCCATGACGAATTGATCAAGTTGATTCGTTTTTATTGCACCCAACCGCTGGAGTTTGACTTGGAGTTCATTTTGGCTCCCCAGGAGGCCCAGCCGGGAAGGCTGGGTGACGGCCGCTGGTCCCGACTGGGGTGCGATGTCTGGCTGACCGCGGAACCACTGGACGAAGGCCGGGCTGTTTTCCCTGAACGCAGGCGAATTTGGGATGATCATCAACAAAGGAGCATCGTGCTATGA
- the tssF gene encoding type VI secretion system baseplate subunit TssF, with product MIEKYYQRELSNLRDLASEFAKAHPALAPMLTGQSADPDAERLLEGTAFLSGLIYEKLDDDFPEIVHGLIQLIFPHYLRPIPSATLIRFTPKRSLREIIEIKKGTAIDSVESEGTRCTFTTSYDVQLLPLSVAAVSFSAPGGGHGRLRIDLNLTGLDAASLNMDSLRFHLAGVYTEASRRNWLLFTRLRDVRLVPADGKVVPLGRQAVTPVGFGEDESLIPFPARSFPGYRILQEYFILPEKFLFFDVNGLSNWRHRGTGSGFALEFDFVDLPADLPPMRAEHFQLFVTPALNLFPHQADPILLDHKRADYPIRASGENPRHYQIYSVDKVIGFVQGTVQEREYLPFELFNPQVEATPVYAVHHRLSPLDGKAEMHLSVAYPGGNKEPSLETLSLDILCTNASLPDTLRVGDVRIPTESSSELAEFANIRSPTSPVQPPLGKNLLWRLLSHLFLNYLSVATAENLRSVLKLYIFTETRDRATVLANTQRVEGIVGMDLRATDRFVQGYLLRGQDIQVQLDRQGFTGEGDMHLFGSVLDVFLGNYAAINAYTRLTVTDTLRKEQFTWPIRLGDRILL from the coding sequence GTGATCGAAAAGTACTACCAGCGCGAACTGTCCAATCTGCGGGATCTGGCTTCAGAATTTGCCAAGGCTCATCCGGCCCTGGCTCCGATGTTGACCGGCCAGTCCGCGGATCCGGACGCGGAGCGCTTGCTGGAAGGAACTGCCTTTTTGTCCGGTTTGATCTATGAAAAACTGGACGATGATTTTCCAGAGATCGTCCACGGCCTGATCCAGCTCATCTTTCCCCACTATTTGCGGCCGATTCCCTCAGCCACCCTGATCCGGTTCACGCCCAAGCGTAGCCTGCGTGAAATCATCGAAATCAAGAAAGGCACGGCCATTGATTCGGTGGAAAGCGAGGGCACCCGCTGCACCTTCACCACCAGCTATGACGTGCAGTTGCTGCCCCTGTCCGTGGCCGCGGTATCCTTCAGCGCTCCGGGAGGCGGGCACGGCAGGTTGCGTATTGATTTGAACCTGACCGGTTTGGATGCGGCCTCGCTGAACATGGACTCCCTGCGCTTTCATCTAGCCGGGGTCTACACCGAGGCCTCCCGGCGTAACTGGCTGTTGTTCACCCGGTTGCGCGACGTCCGGCTGGTGCCCGCGGACGGCAAGGTCGTGCCCCTGGGGCGCCAGGCAGTGACTCCTGTTGGTTTCGGAGAGGACGAATCCCTGATTCCCTTCCCGGCCCGCTCATTTCCCGGTTACCGTATTCTTCAGGAATACTTTATCTTGCCCGAAAAATTTCTGTTTTTTGACGTGAACGGCCTGAGCAACTGGCGTCATCGCGGCACGGGGTCCGGGTTCGCGCTGGAGTTTGATTTCGTCGACTTGCCCGCGGACCTGCCACCCATGCGGGCGGAACACTTTCAACTTTTTGTCACCCCGGCCCTGAATCTCTTTCCCCATCAGGCCGACCCGATCCTTCTGGATCATAAACGGGCTGATTACCCAATCCGGGCGAGTGGGGAAAATCCACGGCACTATCAGATTTATTCCGTGGACAAGGTCATCGGTTTTGTCCAGGGAACGGTCCAGGAACGGGAGTACCTGCCCTTTGAATTGTTCAATCCCCAGGTGGAGGCCACGCCGGTCTATGCCGTGCATCACCGTCTTTCCCCTTTGGACGGCAAGGCGGAAATGCATCTTTCGGTGGCTTATCCCGGTGGCAACAAAGAGCCCAGCTTGGAGACCCTTTCCCTGGACATCCTTTGCACCAACGCCTCCTTGCCGGATACCCTGCGGGTCGGGGACGTGCGCATACCCACGGAATCTTCCTCGGAGCTGGCTGAATTCGCCAATATCCGCTCCCCTACGTCGCCGGTTCAGCCGCCGCTGGGCAAGAACCTGCTCTGGCGACTGCTTTCCCATCTTTTCCTGAATTATCTGTCCGTGGCCACGGCAGAGAACCTGCGCTCGGTGCTCAAGCTGTACATCTTTACGGAAACCCGTGATCGAGCCACGGTGTTGGCCAATACCCAGCGTGTTGAGGGGATCGTGGGCATGGATCTGCGGGCTACGGATCGCTTTGTCCAAGGGTATCTGCTGCGAGGCCAGGACATCCAGGTTCAGTTGGACCGCCAGGGTTTCACCGGAGAGGGGGATATGCACCTGTTCGGCTCGGTCCTGGATGTCTTTCTGGGCAATTACGCGGCCATCAACGCCTATACCCGGTTGACCGTCACCGATACCCTGCGCAAGGAGCAGTTCACATGGCCGATCCGGCTGGGCGATCGCATTCTGTTGTAA
- the tssB gene encoding type VI secretion system contractile sheath small subunit, protein MTKEGSIAPKERVNIVYRPATGDAKEEVELPLKLTILGDFTQRPDDRMVEDRDPISVDKDNFNDVLKAQGLELNLNVPNRLSDVEDAQMGVNLKFESLKDFEPDAIVQKIPELAKLMELREALKALKGPLANVPDFRKKVQELVKDEGARAKLLKELGIEG, encoded by the coding sequence ATGACGAAGGAAGGGTCCATTGCTCCCAAGGAGCGGGTGAATATCGTGTATCGTCCCGCCACCGGCGACGCCAAGGAAGAGGTGGAATTGCCACTGAAGCTGACGATCTTGGGGGATTTTACGCAACGCCCCGATGATCGGATGGTTGAAGATCGGGATCCCATCTCCGTGGATAAGGACAATTTCAACGATGTGCTCAAAGCCCAGGGGTTGGAATTGAACCTGAATGTTCCCAACCGGCTTTCCGACGTGGAAGATGCGCAAATGGGCGTGAATCTCAAGTTTGAGAGCCTGAAGGACTTTGAGCCGGACGCGATCGTTCAGAAAATCCCGGAATTGGCCAAGCTGATGGAATTACGCGAGGCGCTCAAGGCACTCAAAGGACCCCTGGCCAATGTACCGGATTTTCGCAAGAAGGTGCAGGAACTGGTCAAGGACGAGGGTGCACGGGCGAAGTTGCTCAAGGAACTGGGAATCGAAGGGTAG
- the tssE gene encoding type VI secretion system baseplate subunit TssE, which translates to MREKRLLERLRAIEADPDWRGETDPKVAISSVLEHLGKILNTRQGSAPIAEDYGVPDFTSIASSFGTDSLPEIEDAISKVITKYEPRLIHVKVHFEPKPDKPFMIAFKLTATVRVEGREMPVVFETVLNPDGHITVLE; encoded by the coding sequence ATGCGAGAAAAAAGGCTTTTGGAACGATTGCGGGCCATTGAGGCTGATCCGGACTGGCGTGGTGAAACGGATCCCAAGGTGGCCATCTCTTCGGTTCTGGAGCATTTGGGCAAGATTTTGAATACGCGACAAGGCAGCGCGCCGATTGCCGAGGACTATGGCGTGCCAGACTTCACCAGCATCGCCAGCTCTTTTGGCACGGATTCCCTTCCGGAAATCGAGGATGCCATCAGCAAGGTGATTACCAAATACGAACCCCGACTGATCCATGTGAAAGTGCATTTTGAACCAAAGCCGGACAAGCCGTTTATGATCGCCTTCAAGCTGACTGCCACGGTACGGGTGGAGGGCCGAGAGATGCCCGTGGTCTTCGAGACCGTGCTTAATCCCGACGGACACATCACCGTGTTGGAGTAG
- a CDS encoding TssA family type VI secretion system protein, with amino-acid sequence MDLKSLGQEPIPGTSPAGQDARYDPEYDRLQAEIDKLNSVTNLAEVSWKRVVETASSILATKSKDLLAAVYLSVGLQHEAGLQGLATGSQVLRDMVNMYWDACFPPKKRLRGRMNAFSWWQEKTVALVKGLPPDPIAPELHRSVMENVTALDKALAELLPDFPPLRDLLTALKRLPLAEPPQDAASADAEVEAGDVAVHSAPPSPGNSEADQPEAQQEQQDAQEHSTARSSGAPSASPSASAPASVASPPATQQNVVPPEDVAAARKILVETARGFADIGRDADPTDPWVWRAARLAAWISVKTLPPNQGGQTMIPAPDADIKAALRKQFAEGRFLEAALAAERRFLGAIFWFDLQQVVATSLEKMGEEYACALNVVQEELRTLLTRFQGLDQLAFADGTPFADPETKSWIAKLTGGPRSGGSSGETTVVHDVSRHALELAESRYAQKDESGALDILSRALRDAPGGSVRMRLRLAQMDMLIRSGRFALAVALGEELLAEMERRDLPTWAPELAVETLRTCHVAYVGNGGESNLARARELAAMVGRIRPASALTLAI; translated from the coding sequence ATGGATCTGAAATCCCTTGGGCAGGAGCCGATTCCCGGAACGAGTCCGGCAGGGCAGGATGCCCGGTATGATCCGGAATATGATCGACTGCAGGCAGAGATCGACAAGCTGAATTCCGTAACCAACCTCGCGGAAGTCAGTTGGAAGCGGGTCGTGGAAACGGCGTCGAGCATCCTTGCGACCAAATCAAAGGATCTCCTGGCCGCGGTGTACCTGTCCGTCGGATTACAGCACGAAGCCGGCCTGCAAGGATTGGCCACCGGGAGTCAGGTCTTGCGGGACATGGTCAATATGTACTGGGATGCGTGTTTTCCTCCCAAAAAGCGCCTGCGAGGGAGGATGAACGCTTTTTCCTGGTGGCAGGAGAAAACCGTGGCCTTGGTAAAGGGGCTGCCGCCGGACCCTATTGCCCCCGAACTGCACCGAAGCGTCATGGAAAATGTCACGGCGCTGGACAAGGCGCTGGCGGAACTGCTGCCTGATTTTCCGCCTCTGCGTGATCTGCTCACCGCGCTCAAACGTCTTCCCCTCGCCGAACCGCCTCAGGATGCAGCGTCCGCCGATGCCGAGGTCGAGGCCGGGGATGTTGCCGTGCACTCAGCGCCGCCTTCGCCCGGCAACTCTGAAGCTGATCAGCCGGAAGCGCAACAAGAACAACAGGATGCCCAGGAACATTCCACCGCCAGATCTTCCGGTGCTCCCTCGGCATCGCCTTCAGCGTCCGCTCCTGCCTCTGTCGCCTCTCCTCCTGCCACGCAGCAGAATGTTGTCCCCCCGGAGGATGTGGCCGCGGCCCGCAAGATTTTGGTGGAGACGGCGCGCGGATTCGCCGATATCGGGAGAGATGCCGATCCCACGGATCCTTGGGTGTGGAGGGCGGCCAGGCTGGCGGCTTGGATCAGCGTTAAGACCTTGCCGCCAAACCAGGGCGGACAAACGATGATCCCGGCTCCGGATGCGGATATCAAGGCCGCCCTGCGCAAGCAGTTTGCCGAGGGCAGGTTTCTTGAGGCCGCTTTGGCCGCGGAGCGTCGTTTCCTGGGCGCGATTTTTTGGTTCGACCTGCAGCAGGTCGTGGCTACGTCCCTGGAGAAAATGGGTGAGGAATATGCTTGCGCCTTGAATGTGGTTCAGGAAGAGCTGCGGACACTGTTGACACGTTTTCAAGGCCTGGACCAGCTGGCTTTCGCTGACGGAACGCCTTTTGCCGACCCTGAGACCAAGTCCTGGATCGCCAAGCTGACCGGTGGTCCACGCAGTGGAGGCTCATCAGGGGAAACCACCGTGGTGCATGACGTTTCGCGGCATGCTCTGGAGCTTGCCGAGTCCAGGTATGCGCAAAAGGACGAGTCCGGAGCTCTGGACATTCTCTCCAGGGCATTGCGGGACGCACCCGGTGGATCCGTGAGAATGCGGCTGCGTCTGGCCCAGATGGACATGTTGATTCGATCCGGGCGGTTTGCCTTGGCCGTGGCCCTTGGCGAGGAGCTGTTGGCGGAAATGGAACGACGCGATCTTCCGACATGGGCCCCGGAACTTGCCGTGGAAACCTTGCGGACCTGCCATGTGGCCTATGTCGGAAATGGCGGGGAGAGCAATCTGGCCAGAGCTCGAGAACTGGCCGCGATGGTTGGCCGAATCCGCCCGGCGTCCGCCTTGACCCTGGCAATTTAA
- a CDS encoding Hcp family type VI secretion system effector, with protein MAMTAYMAVKGNSQGDIKGDCVQGGDKKDKVLVYASDHVVEIPKDTHTGLPTGQRIHHPFSITKHKDPASPKLFKACCTGEQCEVTLDYYRIKDDGTEEKYYTVKMENAIIVSMREYTPMTFLSENKPFHDMEEVAMTYSKITWTFNDGNIEYTDDWKK; from the coding sequence ATGGCAATGACGGCGTATATGGCGGTAAAGGGCAACTCCCAGGGGGATATCAAGGGTGATTGCGTACAGGGCGGAGACAAGAAGGATAAGGTTCTGGTTTATGCTTCAGACCATGTGGTGGAAATTCCCAAGGACACCCATACCGGCTTGCCCACCGGCCAGCGCATCCACCATCCTTTCAGCATAACCAAGCATAAGGACCCGGCTTCGCCAAAGCTGTTCAAGGCCTGCTGCACCGGGGAGCAGTGCGAGGTGACCCTGGACTATTACCGGATCAAGGACGACGGGACCGAGGAAAAGTATTACACCGTGAAAATGGAGAATGCGATCATCGTCAGCATGCGTGAATACACTCCAATGACTTTTCTCTCCGAAAATAAGCCATTTCATGACATGGAAGAGGTGGCCATGACCTATTCCAAGATTACCTGGACCTTTAACGACGGCAATATTGAATACACGGACGACTGGAAGAAATAG
- a CDS encoding type VI secretion lipoprotein TssJ, producing MPQNAASPDQVKWTFLPGGVTMNLKADGDLNLFEGFSHNILLCTYQLSAPAVFQELAANIGGIRKLLECARFDQSVVHVERRFIRPGQESTFVLDRAEGARHVGLVAGYNDLQPGLVTALYSFPVVSSRGGMWPWSSDVFNPGTLTMDILLGPNSIQRMGVE from the coding sequence ATGCCCCAGAACGCCGCCAGTCCGGACCAGGTCAAATGGACTTTCCTGCCGGGCGGGGTGACCATGAACCTTAAGGCAGACGGTGACTTGAACCTGTTTGAAGGATTTTCCCACAATATTTTGCTGTGCACTTATCAGCTGAGTGCCCCGGCCGTGTTCCAGGAGTTGGCCGCGAATATCGGGGGAATCCGCAAGTTGCTGGAGTGCGCCCGGTTTGATCAGAGCGTGGTGCATGTGGAGCGGCGCTTCATTCGGCCGGGACAGGAGTCCACCTTCGTGTTGGACCGGGCAGAGGGCGCCCGTCATGTGGGTTTGGTGGCTGGTTACAATGATCTTCAGCCTGGATTGGTGACGGCTTTGTACAGTTTTCCGGTGGTTTCCAGCCGGGGTGGAATGTGGCCCTGGTCCTCGGACGTGTTCAACCCAGGGACCCTGACCATGGATATTTTGCTGGGCCCCAACTCCATTCAACGCATGGGAGTCGAATGA
- the tssH gene encoding type VI secretion system ATPase TssH, translated as MIGVDMKALLEKCNGYCTQALHTAAGLTVNRTHYEVTVEHLLLACLEDQGADIPLALNRFGVDVGRLKAAVNDSMEDFRAGNSSRPVFSPLLMELLEAAWLVASVDLGLNRIRSGSILLSFLRKPALYAQGGYTDLIGQVGREDLQKNFWELAKVSTESAGEGPAARPADKSAPVSGAAGESFIAKFCEDFTAKAQAGKIDAVFGRDSEIRKIVDILARRRKNNPILVGEPGVGKTAVIEGLALRITQGDVPEVLEGVTLLGLDMGLLEAGAGMKGEFERRLKGVLDEIKSSEKPIVLFIDEAHTLIGAGGSAGGSDAANLLKPALARGEIKTCAATTWKEYKKYFEKDPALARRFQLVKLDEPSVATAALILRGIRDAYEKAHKVIVRDDAITCAAEFAHRYITGRFLPDKAIDLLDTACARVKISLSSKPGELEDKERAIQAALREKKALERDLANGAPVDMERLQELESKIADLNTQTEEVRAAWQKELEAARALIDARSALNEAMAGQDDKGGNSNGTDGPNGPDTPDVSDTSHMSHESHASHMTEPTNTTILRQALADARADYVSARVGDGLVSIEVTPDVVARVVSDWTGIPVGKVAREQAAVAVDLEQRLATRIKGQDAALRAVAEAIKAAKAGLRGPEQPSGVFLLVGPSGVGKTETGLALADMLFGDERSVVTINMSEFQEKHTVSRLIGSPPGYVGYGEGGMLSEAVRQRPYSVVLLDEVEKAHLDVMNLFYQVFDKGLLTDGEGKEISFRNTVILLTSNLGSDVIQEMTKDSAELDLDTVLSAIRPILSEHFKPALLARMAVVPYQSLSTEAMQRIARLKLEALAKRLMLNNKMVMRYTEAVPDQIAARCTEVETGARNIEYILSGTILPRMSQEILGHMSGAGMPRSVSLDVGDDGGFIMTFGQDEVEKQSESTVATTISKAQAGTT; from the coding sequence ATGATCGGCGTGGACATGAAAGCCCTGCTGGAAAAGTGCAACGGCTACTGCACCCAGGCCCTGCATACGGCCGCCGGACTGACCGTGAACCGCACCCATTACGAGGTCACGGTGGAACATCTGTTGCTGGCCTGTCTGGAGGATCAAGGCGCGGACATTCCTCTGGCCCTGAACCGATTTGGCGTGGATGTCGGACGGCTGAAGGCTGCCGTAAACGATAGTATGGAAGATTTTCGGGCGGGCAATTCTTCCCGACCGGTCTTTTCGCCCCTGCTCATGGAACTTTTGGAGGCTGCCTGGCTGGTGGCCTCGGTGGATCTCGGCCTGAACAGGATTCGTTCCGGATCGATTCTGCTGTCTTTTCTGCGCAAGCCTGCTTTGTACGCCCAGGGAGGCTATACGGATCTGATCGGCCAGGTTGGAAGGGAAGATTTGCAAAAGAATTTCTGGGAGCTGGCCAAGGTATCCACGGAAAGCGCGGGTGAAGGCCCGGCGGCCCGGCCCGCCGACAAGTCGGCCCCTGTGTCCGGCGCCGCAGGAGAGAGTTTCATCGCCAAATTCTGCGAGGATTTCACCGCCAAGGCCCAGGCCGGAAAGATCGACGCGGTTTTTGGTCGTGATTCGGAAATCCGTAAAATCGTGGACATTCTGGCCCGGCGGCGTAAGAACAACCCGATCCTGGTGGGTGAACCCGGGGTGGGGAAGACTGCTGTGATCGAGGGGCTGGCCCTGCGTATCACCCAGGGAGACGTTCCGGAAGTGCTGGAAGGCGTGACCCTGCTCGGCCTGGATATGGGCTTGCTGGAGGCCGGGGCCGGGATGAAGGGAGAGTTTGAACGGCGCTTGAAGGGCGTGCTGGACGAGATCAAATCCAGCGAAAAGCCCATTGTTTTGTTTATCGACGAAGCCCACACCCTGATAGGCGCGGGCGGTTCGGCCGGAGGCTCGGACGCAGCCAATCTGCTCAAGCCGGCTCTGGCCCGGGGTGAAATCAAGACCTGTGCCGCCACCACGTGGAAAGAATACAAGAAATACTTCGAGAAGGATCCGGCCCTGGCTCGACGCTTCCAGCTGGTCAAGCTGGACGAGCCGAGCGTGGCCACGGCAGCCTTGATTTTGCGCGGGATTCGCGATGCCTACGAAAAGGCGCACAAGGTGATCGTTCGCGACGACGCCATTACCTGCGCCGCGGAGTTTGCCCATCGCTACATCACCGGCCGTTTTCTTCCGGACAAGGCCATTGACCTGCTGGACACGGCCTGCGCAAGGGTCAAGATCAGTCTGTCCTCCAAACCCGGCGAACTGGAGGACAAGGAACGGGCCATCCAGGCCGCCCTGCGGGAGAAGAAGGCCCTGGAACGGGATTTGGCCAACGGGGCCCCGGTAGATATGGAGCGGCTTCAGGAACTGGAAAGCAAAATCGCCGATCTGAACACCCAGACCGAGGAAGTCCGCGCAGCCTGGCAAAAGGAACTGGAAGCGGCCCGTGCCCTGATTGACGCCAGATCCGCCTTGAACGAGGCCATGGCTGGGCAAGACGACAAGGGCGGCAATTCAAATGGGACGGATGGGCCAAATGGACCTGATACGCCGGATGTGTCGGATACGTCCCATATGTCCCACGAGTCCCATGCGTCCCATATGACGGAGCCCACCAATACCACAATCCTGCGCCAAGCCCTGGCTGATGCCCGGGCAGACTATGTTTCGGCCCGGGTCGGCGACGGCCTGGTGTCCATTGAAGTAACTCCGGACGTGGTGGCCAGGGTGGTCAGTGACTGGACCGGAATTCCCGTAGGCAAAGTTGCCCGTGAGCAGGCCGCGGTGGCCGTGGATTTGGAACAGCGCTTGGCTACGCGGATCAAAGGCCAGGACGCGGCGTTGCGCGCCGTGGCCGAGGCAATCAAGGCGGCCAAGGCCGGGCTGCGCGGTCCGGAGCAGCCTTCGGGGGTCTTCCTGCTGGTGGGACCGTCGGGAGTGGGCAAGACCGAGACCGGACTCGCGCTGGCGGACATGCTTTTCGGAGACGAGCGCAGCGTGGTGACCATCAACATGAGCGAGTTCCAGGAAAAACATACGGTTTCCCGGCTGATTGGTTCTCCTCCGGGCTATGTCGGCTATGGCGAGGGCGGGATGCTCAGCGAGGCTGTGCGCCAGCGGCCGTATTCCGTGGTCCTGTTGGACGAAGTGGAAAAAGCGCACCTTGATGTAATGAACCTGTTTTATCAGGTCTTTGACAAGGGGCTGCTTACGGATGGCGAGGGGAAGGAAATCAGCTTCCGGAACACGGTGATCCTGCTTACCTCCAACCTGGGTTCGGATGTAATCCAGGAAATGACCAAGGACAGCGCCGAACTGGATTTGGATACCGTGCTTTCGGCGATCCGGCCAATCCTTTCCGAGCATTTCAAGCCGGCCCTGCTGGCCAGAATGGCCGTGGTTCCCTACCAGAGTTTGTCCACCGAGGCCATGCAGCGTATCGCCCGGCTCAAGCTGGAGGCCTTGGCCAAAAGACTGATGCTGAACAACAAAATGGTCATGCGCTATACGGAAGCGGTTCCTGATCAGATCGCGGCCCGGTGCACCGAGGTGGAAACCGGAGCCCGAAACATCGAGTATATTTTGTCCGGAACCATTCTGCCGCGCATGTCTCAGGAAATTCTCGGCCATATGTCCGGTGCCGGGATGCCCCGCTCCGTGTCCCTGGATGTGGGTGATGATGGCGGCTTCATCATGACGTTTGGCCAGGATGAAGTGGAAAAACAGTCGGAATCAACCGTGGCCACGACCATCTCCAAGGCGCAAGCCGGGACAACGTAG